The following DNA comes from Rosa rugosa chromosome 5, drRosRugo1.1, whole genome shotgun sequence.
TCGGCAGCTTCCCTCCGCCCAACTTCTGATTCATAGCTTTACTGTCACCGTTTCCTGCCTCATTGTCGTGGCCAGACTTGGCGACAGCCTCACGTGCCTTCCTAGCTCTTTTCAGTCCAGGTTCATCACCAGAGCTTTTCAAATTAATAGTCCCTGCAGAAATAAAATTATATCCTTGacaaatttaaaattaataGTCCAGGTGCAAACAGATGATACTTCAATAGCAGCataaacacaacaaaatttAACATCATACCTGCCCTTTCATTCTCCCGCAATTTGTAATAGCATCTTGCAGCAGACTCTGCCTTGCCTATGGATTGAAATATTTCTGCAGCAGATTCATAGCATTCTGCCAGAAAGAAGCATTCCGCAGCTTTTTCACGTGCTTGTTTACCACATTTGTGTTTGTAAATCATACCTGGATCAATAAAACATTATGAGTCCAGGACCCTGAAATATAAACTTAACGCAAGCAACAAATTTGAGTCAAGTGCAGCACATGCAGCACATGATATCTTGAAaatatcattaaaaaaaaaatattacgaAAAAGAAATCCATTTCACTGGCAGAGAAGTCACGAAAAGATAAAGATAATGGGTGCTAATTTCATACTTGCTCTCTCGTAATCCCCTGAATCAAAAAAGCACTGGGCAGCAGAACTTGCCATCTCTACATCTTCAAAAATTTCAGCTGCTTCCCTAAGAATTGATTTAGCCTCTTCAGGATTTGATGTTTGCATACAGTAAGCCATAACTTTGAGGCCGCCTGCTTTTGACCTTCTTTCCCAGTAAGTATCATGTGCATTTTGGAAGCACATAGTAGCCATTTCATAATTACGCTCATGATATAGCTACAGAATACAAATAACATGGGTTAGatcccaaaaaagaaaaataaaaaattgaaaactgaaaatcctACAAGAACAAATTGTAAGATCATCCTAATATCATAGTGATAACACCATGATACTTAAAGTAATCATAACAGTAACCATATACACCCTCATTCTGTTTGTTCATAATGAGACTTGATAACATTAATTACAACAGTAACAACACCACCAGCAGCAAAAGTGCTTTCATTTTCAATCCCATGCTACTACACTAGAAATTAAACAAACCTTCATGCCACGCGATTTCCATTCCTCTGAACTGCTTGAAACTTTCATATTTTCTACAAAGGAATCATCAAGTTGCCTCACTTGTACAAGACTTTTCTTTATCCAATAGTCAAACATGGGATTGCAGAGACCTTCCATGTCCTCATAAATCCACAATCTCTTTCTTGTACGTGAAATAGCAACATATAGTTGCTTCAGTTCAGAGCATAAGAAATTGTGTTTCGCCCTGTCAAAGGTTGGAAATGGCTTAGGTAAAGTGGGATCAAGCAAATCATGTTCCTTCATGTAATTATATATCAGCCTCCATTCATTTATTATGGGTGATGACCCAAAATACTTGTACAAAAGTACATCCTACAAAAAAGACATGTATGTAAGACTAGTGAACAAACAACAAACATAAGACATGAATCGCACATAAACTAATTAATGACAGATGGTATATATAGCCAAAGAaattgaaagtaaaataaataGAAGAATCTTTCGAGGTAGATGAATACTAAGGACAACAACAcgaaggaaaattctacaatgtgttaacgtatgacatgcatacaattgccttaaaagtggtcaaatgagtcctcaaaatagtaatattagtcctcaaagtggtaacatgagtccttaaagtggtaaattttcttagttaccacatgagtcctcaaaatagtaatattagtcctcaaagtggtaacatgagtccttaaagtggtaaattttcttagtttaccatatgagtcctcaaaatagtaatattagtcctcaaagtggtaacatgagttcttaaagtggtaaaaatagttgatgtatgagaaatgttaacataccatagctttataTCATCAACGGCTTTTATATGATAAGACTAAACAAATTAAATGATAGACATTGTAACCACCTGGAACTCGAGCCCCTTGCACTCCACAATAGTAAGAACAAGAGCTTGTTTCCCAACAGGGTTAGAAATTTCCTTTTGAACACTAGCATCACGCACCAAGATGACCTGCTCAGCTCCAAATCCAACAAAATTAGTAGCACTACTCCCAAATAACTTTACGATCATATCTTCATTTTCTCTAGATTGAAGCAAAACTGGAGATTCCCCATGTATTGGACTTGTTTCAGGATTCAGACTATCAATAGCTTCGGGGAAAAAATGACAAAGTAGATCAATTATGCTCTGTGATAACCTCAGTACACCACCATGTGTGCGGAAGTTTTGAGACAAAtgaaatatttttgagatttctgctttgtcattcctttggttatGCTCATTGCTTCTTGAATCCAAGACAAACTTCTTGTAGAACAGATGCCGTATATCTTGGAATCTAAAATCAATACCCTTTGAAATGGTTTGGGCCGTATCACCCGAAAAAACAAAACCCTCCTCAACATTACTGCATATATGCTTGAACAGCATGATTTGACTTATCGTTAGATCCTGTACCTCATCGATGTACACAAAATTAATTTCATCACCCTTATATTTCTCACGTTGGAGCCGACGGTGAATATCAATTACAAAATCAGCAATATCATATTCACCATTTCTTGTCTTCATTTTCTCATATGcctgaaaaatatcatatattatctctctctctttctggcATAAATTGGAAGCCCGGCACTCGGACATTTTCACATAATCCGACTGACTGAGTTTTCCATCACCTGCTTCCAAAGCTCTAAGACCACCTTTGATATGAGAAATAATCTCCGTAAAGACTCTCAAGGCATCAAGCCGCTTCGTTAACTTCATATTAAAA
Coding sequences within:
- the LOC133709044 gene encoding uncharacterized protein LOC133709044, yielding MAFLVLVYSNARSATSLIIFQSDKEKAILFDLIDYMQVKRSKCMLIMMEGSESFTDTVLSWSLEDICNENLYKHQEDTRAQLQCRIGTMYKAPFGKVISIQESNPHGTKQYNVKVDSWRNSVSKECKTRPGDLFILADAKAESVSDLQKEGRSLVFLIAIEVFPKSRSEDDGTSLHFKARTSKKFDVNSGIPTSLFIIFLENIGPNIRIDKAMHMCTSARWRLFYSLSSGVVNHLLSDREGRELVLPFEVTDEEMEAILYNRSTFIAGRSGTGKTTVLTMKLFQKEQYYNMAEEGLSAVEQSSGGFNATVLRQIFVTVSPKLCIAVKQHVSNLKSFASGVSCHSAEFGSIGDQDDCDDTKAEFRDLPNSFLDIPSKCYPLFITFHKFLMMLDGSLSNSYFERLLDNLKLSRSPLQSSRSTLLKSFMRTKEVNYERFCSSYWPHFNMKLTKRLDALRVFTEIISHIKGGLRALEAGDGKLSQSDYVKMSECRASNLCQKEREIIYDIFQAYEKMKTRNGEYDIADFVIDIHRRLQREKYKGDEINFVYIDEVQDLTISQIMLFKHICSNVEEGFVFSGDTAQTISKGIDFRFQDIRHLFYKKFVLDSRSNEHNQRNDKAEISKIFHLSQNFRTHGGVLRLSQSIIDLLCHFFPEAIDSLNPETSPIHGESPVLLQSRENEDMIVKLFGSSATNFVGFGAEQVILVRDASVQKEISNPVGKQALVLTIVECKGLEFQDVLLYKYFGSSPIINEWRLIYNYMKEHDLLDPTLPKPFPTFDRAKHNFLCSELKQLYVAISRTRKRLWIYEDMEGLCNPMFDYWIKKSLVQVRQLDDSFVENMKVSSSSEEWKSRGMKLYHERNYEMATMCFQNAHDTYWERRSKAGGLKVMAYCMQTSNPEEAKSILREAAEIFEDVEMASSAAQCFFDSGDYERASMIYKHKCGKQAREKAAECFFLAECYESAAEIFQSIGKAESAARCYYKLRENERAGTINLKSSGDEPGLKRARKAREAVAKSGHDNEAGNGDSKAMNQKLGGGKLPTGTPSLAGTMTLESSGVELGLKRARKAGEVFAKSGHDIEAGKGDSKAMNQKSGRGKLPTGTFSLAWSGVVVVSLLAGAFVVHSVYKLDLWSKNRPRRR